CCCGCGACCCCGATATCGAACAGCGCCTTCCGGTCGGGCATCCGACCTTTCATCTTGATCACCGCGCCCATCGTCCCGATCAGCGTCGGCACCGGGAGGAAGTAGGGTAACGAGGCGTTAACACGGTGATAGCGGCTCATCACGTAGTGGCCCATCTCGTGGACGCCCAGCACGCCGAGGATCGCCACGGTGAACGGCCACGCCGCGACGACGGCGCCGATCGGGTCCTCGAACGGGTTCACGTAGTACCACTGGGCGCCCGCGAACAGCGTCGACGCCACCGTCGCCAGAAACAGGACGACGTTGGTCCAGGGGACGCCGTCGACGCCGACGTCGATCGGCTCGGCGACGAGGACGTACTCGCCCTTTCGTGCCGTGAGCTGTGCCTCGTAGCCGGCTTCGCGGAACGCCGGCCAGAGCTCGCCCATGAGCTGTTCGGGCGGGAGTCGCGGCTCGCCGTAGTACAGCAGCTGCTCGCCGTCGGTTCGCGTCTCGTAGACGGCGAACACCGACTCTATCGTCTCGATCGGAGGGCCCTCGAGCGTTCCGGCGCCGGGCGCGCGACGCGAGCCGAACTCGCGAGCCGACCGGTCCGCGTCGTCCATCACCGGGAATTCGGCGCGGTCCGGTATAAATCGACTGCCGCGGCTCGAGACGTGGGGTCGCTCGTGAAAACGAACGTGCCGGATAGCGTGA
Above is a genomic segment from Natrononativus amylolyticus containing:
- a CDS encoding site-2 protease family protein encodes the protein MDDADRSAREFGSRRAPGAGTLEGPPIETIESVFAVYETRTDGEQLLYYGEPRLPPEQLMGELWPAFREAGYEAQLTARKGEYVLVAEPIDVGVDGVPWTNVVLFLATVASTLFAGAQWYYVNPFEDPIGAVVAAWPFTVAILGVLGVHEMGHYVMSRYHRVNASLPYFLPVPTLIGTMGAVIKMKGRMPDRKALFDIGVAGPLAGLIATVVVTVVGLHMQPVTAPPGLVDSPNAVQIRLGYPPLLEFLAAIFDQPLYRDDPATAVNPVVIGGWVGMFITFLNLIPVGQLDGGHILRAMVGDLQETIAAVVPGVLFGLAGYLYYVSGESGNSVFIWVFWGLFATLIAAVGPAKPVDDERLGPGRLLLGVVTFALGVLCFMPVPIAIVG